In Tachypleus tridentatus isolate NWPU-2018 chromosome 7, ASM421037v1, whole genome shotgun sequence, a genomic segment contains:
- the LOC143256297 gene encoding sn-1-specific diacylglycerol lipase ABHD11-like isoform X3 — protein MNWKTMAKVISLKSGRKVFALDARNHGDSPHTEEMDYHSMAADTEYFMDNMGLCQVVLIGHSMGGRTAMTLALKKPHLVEKLVIVDVSPVNSNKGSQIFQYLKAMRLATEQLSDDIPVTRARTILDNVLSSSIPDFWLRQFILTNLIASENGITWRVNVDALERKFFTDLATFPEFSDCYSGETLFICGGKSSYVRKEDHEQIHELFPKAKMLYIEEAGHWVHSERPAQFLDAVLEFLDIKDQTKC, from the exons ATGAATTGGAAAACTATGGcaaaagttatttctttaaagAGTGGTAGAAAG GTATTTGCCTTAGATGCCAGAAACCATGGTGATAGCCCTCACACAGAGGAGATGGATTATCACAGCATGGCAGCTGATACTGAATACTTCATGGATAACATGGGCTTGTGCCAAGTAGTGCTTATTGGACACAGTATGGGAGGGAGAACTGCCATGACATTGGCCTTGAAAAAA CCCCATCTGGTGGAAAAGCTAGTAATTGTAGATGTGAGTCCAGTGAACAGCAACAAGGGCTCACAGATTTTCCAGTATTTAAAAGCTATGAGATTAGCCACTGAACAACTATCAGATGACATACCTGTCACGAGAGCCAGAACAATACTTGACAATGTACTTTCTTCATCAATCCCA GATTTTTGGCTTCGGCAGTTTATACTCACAAACCTGATAGCAAGTGAAAATGGGATTACTTGGCGGGTTAATGTGGATGCTTTGGAAAGAAAGTTTTTTACGGATCTTGCAACATTTCCAGAGTTTAGTGACTGTTACAGTGGAGAAACTTTATTCATTTGTGGGGGAAAATCTAGCTATGTCAG GAAGGAAGATCATGAACAAATTCATGAACTATTTCCAAAGGCCAAGATGTTATACATCGAGGAAGCTGGCCACTGGGTTCATTCAGAGAGACCAGCACAGTTTTTGGATGCTGTTTTAGAGTTTCTAGACATCAAAGATCAAACAAAGTGCTGA
- the LOC143256297 gene encoding sn-1-specific diacylglycerol lipase ABHD11-like isoform X2 has protein sequence MVAIIVYTITPVKLSYASYESTRDVPKHCQPVVVLHGLLGSKMNWKTMAKVISLKSGRKVFALDARNHGDSPHTEEMDYHSMAADTEYFMDNMGLCQVVLIGHSMGGRTAMTLALKKPHLVEKLVIVDVSPVNSNKGSQIFQYLKAMRLATEQLSDDIPVTRARTILDNVLSSSIPDFWLRQFILTNLIASENGITWRVNVDALERKFFTDLATFPEFSDCYSGETLFICGGKSSYVRKEDHEQIHELFPKAKMLYIEEAGHWVHSERPAQFLDAVLEFLDIKDQTKC, from the exons GATAACCCCGGTCAAGTTATCGTATGCTTCTTATGAAAGTACAAGAGATGTTCCAAAACATTGTCAGCCAGTTGTGGTTCTCCATGGTTTGCTGGGTTCCAAAATGAATTGGAAAACTATGGcaaaagttatttctttaaagAGTGGTAGAAAG GTATTTGCCTTAGATGCCAGAAACCATGGTGATAGCCCTCACACAGAGGAGATGGATTATCACAGCATGGCAGCTGATACTGAATACTTCATGGATAACATGGGCTTGTGCCAAGTAGTGCTTATTGGACACAGTATGGGAGGGAGAACTGCCATGACATTGGCCTTGAAAAAA CCCCATCTGGTGGAAAAGCTAGTAATTGTAGATGTGAGTCCAGTGAACAGCAACAAGGGCTCACAGATTTTCCAGTATTTAAAAGCTATGAGATTAGCCACTGAACAACTATCAGATGACATACCTGTCACGAGAGCCAGAACAATACTTGACAATGTACTTTCTTCATCAATCCCA GATTTTTGGCTTCGGCAGTTTATACTCACAAACCTGATAGCAAGTGAAAATGGGATTACTTGGCGGGTTAATGTGGATGCTTTGGAAAGAAAGTTTTTTACGGATCTTGCAACATTTCCAGAGTTTAGTGACTGTTACAGTGGAGAAACTTTATTCATTTGTGGGGGAAAATCTAGCTATGTCAG GAAGGAAGATCATGAACAAATTCATGAACTATTTCCAAAGGCCAAGATGTTATACATCGAGGAAGCTGGCCACTGGGTTCATTCAGAGAGACCAGCACAGTTTTTGGATGCTGTTTTAGAGTTTCTAGACATCAAAGATCAAACAAAGTGCTGA